One window from the genome of Acinetobacter lanii encodes:
- a CDS encoding HlyD family type I secretion periplasmic adaptor subunit — protein sequence MSEEVRKPRSLKVTHLEPPLPKVSITIWVIGIGLLVLLIWAWVFKLEEVSQGTGKVVPTSKEQVIQSLEGGILTKLEVKEGDIVKKGQTLAQLDPTRFASNVGESESLLLSSQATSARLRAEVNGGPLVFPESVRNIPKLVQEETQLYQSRRSNMEESIAGLKQALTLVQQELRMTEPLVAKGAASEVEVLRLKRQANELQNQINDVKNQYYVQAREELSKSNTDVETQQQVVKGKSDSLNRTVFKAPVRGIVKEIDVMTLGGVVPQNGKLMTIVPLDEQLLIEARISPRDIAFIHPGQEALVKITAYDYSIFGGLKGKVTVISPDTIRDEVKQDQFYYRVYIRTNTDKLYNKAGKAFAITPGMVASVDIKTGQKTILEYLLKPFNKAKEALRER from the coding sequence ATGAGCGAAGAAGTAAGAAAACCCCGTTCCCTGAAAGTCACTCATTTAGAACCGCCATTGCCTAAAGTCAGTATTACCATTTGGGTGATTGGGATCGGCTTGTTGGTGTTGCTGATCTGGGCATGGGTCTTTAAACTCGAAGAAGTGTCACAAGGTACAGGTAAAGTGGTACCGACCTCTAAAGAGCAAGTTATTCAATCACTTGAAGGTGGTATTTTAACCAAGCTTGAAGTCAAAGAGGGGGACATTGTGAAAAAGGGGCAAACTCTTGCACAACTTGACCCAACACGCTTTGCATCGAATGTCGGTGAGTCTGAGTCATTACTGTTATCTTCCCAAGCGACATCTGCGCGTTTGCGTGCCGAGGTCAATGGTGGACCACTGGTCTTTCCTGAAAGCGTGCGTAATATTCCAAAATTGGTACAAGAGGAAACACAACTGTATCAATCGCGCCGTTCAAATATGGAAGAGTCCATTGCAGGCTTAAAACAGGCATTGACTTTGGTGCAACAAGAACTAAGAATGACTGAGCCTTTGGTAGCAAAAGGTGCAGCCAGTGAAGTGGAAGTACTGCGTTTAAAGCGTCAAGCCAATGAATTGCAAAATCAAATTAATGACGTTAAAAATCAGTACTATGTACAAGCACGTGAAGAATTGTCTAAATCGAACACCGATGTTGAAACCCAACAACAAGTGGTCAAAGGTAAATCTGACAGCTTAAACCGTACTGTGTTTAAAGCGCCTGTACGTGGTATCGTCAAAGAAATTGATGTGATGACCTTAGGTGGTGTCGTTCCACAAAATGGTAAGTTGATGACCATTGTACCGCTTGATGAACAGCTGTTGATTGAAGCGCGCATTTCACCACGTGACATTGCGTTCATTCATCCGGGTCAAGAAGCATTGGTGAAAATCACAGCCTATGACTATTCGATCTTTGGTGGTCTAAAAGGCAAAGTCACAGTCATTTCTCCAGATACCATTCGTGATGAAGTGAAACAAGATCAGTTCTACTACCGTGTTTATATTCGGACCAATACCGATAAGCTGTATAACAAAGCCGGTAAAGCTTTTGCAATTACGCCGGGTATGGTGGCGTCAGTGGATATTAAAACGGGTCAGAAAACGATTCTTGAGTATCTGTTGAAACCATTCAATAAAGCTAAAGAAGCACTGCGTGAAAGATAA
- a CDS encoding type I secretion system permease/ATPase, with product MNKRINYQPWLQGVLTVARHYRIETSAEKIRLELNWNPNQSIDDVLAIITRQMGLHLRKVDFSTEILNPWRLPVLVGFKDGQVGVIDKADAEGNVSVQLSGDEGLAQTFTADHLAQVIENVYILRPETSIPDARIDEYIKPYEKSWFWDIVLKDWKRYVDIMFASMLANILALATIVFSMNVYDRVIPAQSIPTLWVLASGVLLAAIFEFALKYSRLILSDMIGKRADLRISDKVFGHALRIQNKERSKSTGTFISQVRELEGVRELVTSTTITAFADLPFFFLFLGIFWLIGGHLFWVILVVVPLMIIPGLLVQKKLEALAKEGMRESSIRNAILVEAVQGIEDIKLLRAESRFQNQWNHMNDVAASVSMKQRKIVGVLSLWTQKLQGLTFAIVVLVGCFAVMKGDMTTGSLVACSILSSRMLAPIAQVTGVLGRYQQAKTAKEGLDELMRKPVDHPPRQQLIQRAALNGQYELSGVVFKYGDEDPKPSVIIPKLVINPGEKIAILGRNGAGKSTILQLLSGMQVATQGKVKLDDIDITLLDPSDVRRDVGLLNQQAHLFFGTVRENLTLGAPLATDEDLLKALSVTGALNFIQEKKEGLDHVILEGGVGFSGGQRQALLLSRLLICQPNILLLDEPTASIDDVSEKQLIDHMKAWLGHRTLVVATHRRAVLELVDRIIVVNEGRVVMDGPRDQILNNTAQQNSGARS from the coding sequence ATGAATAAAAGAATAAATTATCAACCCTGGTTACAGGGTGTATTGACTGTAGCTCGACACTACCGTATTGAAACATCAGCTGAAAAAATTCGTTTGGAACTCAATTGGAATCCAAACCAAAGTATTGATGATGTTTTGGCGATCATTACCCGTCAAATGGGACTGCATTTACGCAAAGTGGATTTTAGTACTGAAATTCTCAACCCTTGGCGCTTACCAGTTTTAGTCGGCTTTAAAGATGGTCAAGTCGGTGTCATCGATAAAGCGGATGCTGAAGGCAATGTCAGTGTTCAATTGAGTGGTGATGAAGGTTTAGCACAAACATTCACAGCTGATCATTTGGCACAAGTGATTGAAAATGTCTACATTCTTCGTCCTGAAACCTCCATTCCTGACGCACGTATTGATGAATACATCAAACCGTACGAGAAGAGCTGGTTTTGGGACATCGTACTGAAAGATTGGAAGCGCTATGTCGACATTATGTTTGCCTCAATGCTGGCAAATATCTTGGCTTTGGCAACCATTGTGTTCTCTATGAACGTCTATGACCGTGTTATTCCAGCGCAGTCGATTCCAACGCTTTGGGTCTTGGCAAGTGGGGTATTACTGGCGGCAATTTTTGAATTTGCACTAAAATATTCACGTCTGATCTTGTCCGATATGATTGGTAAACGTGCCGATCTTAGGATTTCAGACAAAGTCTTTGGTCATGCACTGCGTATTCAAAATAAAGAACGCTCAAAATCAACAGGGACCTTTATTTCACAAGTGCGTGAGCTTGAAGGTGTACGTGAGTTGGTCACTTCCACCACCATTACCGCATTTGCCGATTTGCCGTTCTTCTTCTTGTTCCTCGGTATATTCTGGTTGATTGGCGGTCATCTGTTCTGGGTGATTTTGGTGGTTGTGCCATTGATGATTATTCCGGGACTGTTGGTACAAAAGAAATTGGAAGCCTTGGCCAAAGAAGGGATGCGTGAATCTTCGATTCGTAATGCAATCTTGGTTGAAGCAGTTCAAGGCATTGAAGACATTAAACTGTTACGTGCTGAATCACGCTTCCAAAACCAATGGAATCACATGAATGACGTTGCAGCTTCAGTCAGTATGAAGCAACGTAAAATCGTAGGTGTGTTGAGTTTGTGGACGCAAAAACTGCAAGGTCTAACTTTTGCGATTGTGGTTTTGGTCGGTTGTTTTGCGGTGATGAAAGGCGATATGACCACCGGTTCTTTGGTGGCATGTTCGATTCTGTCTTCACGTATGTTGGCGCCAATTGCACAAGTCACTGGCGTATTAGGGCGTTATCAACAAGCCAAAACTGCGAAAGAAGGTTTGGATGAATTGATGCGTAAACCTGTAGATCATCCACCACGTCAACAGTTGATTCAACGTGCGGCTTTAAATGGTCAGTATGAGCTGAGCGGTGTGGTGTTTAAATATGGCGATGAAGATCCTAAACCGAGTGTAATTATTCCGAAACTGGTGATTAATCCAGGGGAAAAAATTGCGATTTTAGGTCGAAATGGTGCAGGTAAATCCACCATTCTACAATTGCTTTCTGGTATGCAGGTTGCGACACAAGGCAAAGTAAAACTCGATGATATCGACATCACCTTACTTGATCCGTCCGATGTGCGCCGTGATGTTGGCTTACTCAATCAGCAAGCCCATTTGTTCTTCGGTACAGTGCGTGAAAACTTGACCTTAGGTGCACCGCTAGCAACCGATGAAGACTTATTAAAAGCCCTATCAGTTACCGGTGCCTTGAACTTCATTCAAGAGAAAAAAGAAGGACTTGATCATGTGATTCTGGAAGGCGGTGTGGGCTTCTCTGGTGGTCAACGTCAAGCATTGCTGTTATCGCGTCTGTTGATCTGTCAGCCGAATATTTTACTGCTGGATGAGCCGACTGCATCGATCGATGATGTTTCTGAAAAACAACTGATTGATCATATGAAAGCATGGCTCGGTCACCGCACCTTAGTGGTGGCAACGCATCGTCGTGCAGTTTTGGAATTGGTCGACCGTATTATTGTGGTGAATGAAGGTCGTGTGGTGATGGATGGACCGCGAGATCAGATTTTAAATAATACAGCACAACAAAATTCAGGAGCGAGATCATGA
- a CDS encoding TolC family protein gives MRIDVAKNKIKSNGVGRITLILFSLYASYSHAEESKINLRSVKDNVQRLFTPESSQDFRKVQLNQLSKFEFDASQVQDLPLVSARSQALTAESSYIPSKKLNLFEAVQLAVSRHPDISQTISALASQNANIDVARAGYYPQLSAGVSTGDFTSGSQRGQQLLNLNATQMLYDFGKTKSGVNTQQAKLMASQAEVLVAIDQIALEVASAIVNIKRYQEISRIAREQIKGISRIAEIANLRAKAGISSQADPIQAQSYLEAAQSNLIVQETQLNLYRQRLKTLLGSDVSNLDWEVPESLVARSNIYSDPQFNQIPQMMLAKAQVDVAASEKKQTSLTRYPTLNVKGTLSQAVNGTNPNNNKDNGTDSSIMLEATSNFYQGGAIASQTRAASYAEEAAKAKVNAVYLDTMNSIRLAQEQVENKQRQMQVLVAQQATTVRTKELYQEQYKLGTRTAVDLLNAEQAIHSANSQIETARYDIYDNLVQYIAAAGKTRDVYQLNNLTIQGVEIQP, from the coding sequence ATGAGAATTGATGTGGCAAAAAATAAAATAAAATCGAATGGGGTGGGGCGGATTACCTTGATTTTATTCAGTTTGTATGCGAGTTATTCACATGCTGAAGAATCAAAAATCAATCTACGTTCTGTGAAAGATAATGTGCAACGACTCTTTACACCAGAATCCTCTCAAGATTTTCGTAAGGTACAACTGAATCAGTTGAGTAAGTTTGAGTTTGATGCCAGTCAAGTTCAAGATTTACCCTTGGTTTCTGCGCGCTCTCAAGCCTTGACTGCGGAATCGAGTTACATCCCTTCAAAAAAGCTGAATCTTTTTGAAGCGGTGCAGCTTGCAGTGTCAAGACATCCGGATATTTCTCAAACCATTTCAGCTTTGGCATCGCAAAATGCCAATATTGATGTGGCGCGTGCTGGTTATTACCCGCAGTTAAGTGCGGGTGTGTCGACCGGAGATTTCACTTCAGGATCACAACGCGGACAGCAGTTGCTGAATTTAAATGCCACCCAAATGCTCTATGACTTTGGTAAAACCAAAAGTGGTGTGAATACGCAGCAAGCGAAATTGATGGCATCTCAGGCAGAAGTCTTGGTGGCGATTGATCAAATTGCACTTGAAGTGGCCTCTGCTATTGTCAATATTAAGCGCTATCAAGAGATTTCAAGAATTGCGCGTGAGCAAATCAAGGGAATTTCAAGAATTGCAGAAATTGCCAATTTACGTGCCAAAGCCGGCATCAGTAGTCAGGCTGATCCGATTCAAGCGCAATCGTATTTGGAAGCTGCTCAATCCAATTTAATTGTGCAAGAAACTCAGTTGAATCTGTATCGTCAACGTTTAAAGACTTTATTGGGCAGTGATGTGTCGAATCTAGATTGGGAAGTCCCGGAAAGTTTAGTGGCTCGCTCTAATATTTATAGTGATCCACAGTTCAATCAAATTCCGCAAATGATGTTGGCCAAAGCCCAAGTCGATGTTGCTGCCTCTGAAAAGAAACAAACCAGTTTGACGCGATATCCGACCCTAAATGTCAAAGGGACTTTAAGTCAGGCGGTGAATGGGACGAATCCAAATAACAACAAAGACAATGGCACAGACAGTTCGATCATGTTAGAGGCGACCAGTAACTTCTATCAAGGGGGCGCGATTGCGTCACAAACCCGAGCTGCAAGTTATGCAGAAGAAGCAGCCAAGGCCAAAGTCAATGCGGTTTATTTGGATACCATGAACTCAATTCGATTGGCCCAAGAGCAGGTTGAAAACAAGCAACGTCAAATGCAAGTGTTAGTCGCACAACAAGCAACCACAGTGAGAACAAAAGAGTTGTATCAAGAACAATATAAATTGGGGACGCGAACCGCAGTTGACTTACTGAATGCAGAGCAAGCCATTCACAGCGCGAATTCTCAAATAGAAACTGCGCGATACGATATTTATGACAATTTGGTGCAGTACATTGCTGCCGCAGGGAAAACCCGTGATGTCTATCAGCTTAATAACCTTACCATTCAAGGGGTAGAGATACAGCCATGA
- the lptB gene encoding LPS export ABC transporter ATP-binding protein, with the protein MQASENQVQTLTIKHLAKVYSKRWVVKDVSFSMQSGQIVGLLGPNGAGKTTSFYMVVGLVRMDKGEIHLDGVDISDLAMHERARHGIGYLPQEASIFRKLSIADNIMAILETRKDLDKQQRQQRLKELLEDFKITHIKDSLGMSVSGGERRRAEIARALAADPKFMLLDEPFAGVDPISVGDIKDIITTLKDRGIGVLITDHNVRETLAICEHAYIVSEGAVIAEGTPDQVLADETVRKVYLGDDFTV; encoded by the coding sequence ATGCAAGCCTCAGAAAATCAAGTGCAAACCCTCACCATCAAACATTTGGCAAAAGTGTATAGTAAACGTTGGGTAGTGAAAGACGTTTCTTTTAGTATGCAAAGCGGGCAAATCGTGGGCTTGTTGGGTCCCAATGGTGCCGGCAAGACCACCAGTTTCTATATGGTGGTGGGTCTTGTACGTATGGACAAAGGTGAAATTCATCTTGATGGTGTAGATATCTCGGACTTGGCGATGCACGAACGTGCTCGTCACGGCATTGGCTATTTACCGCAAGAAGCGTCAATTTTCCGTAAACTGAGTATTGCCGATAATATTATGGCGATTCTTGAGACCCGTAAGGATCTTGATAAGCAACAACGGCAACAGCGTTTAAAAGAATTGTTGGAAGATTTTAAAATCACCCATATTAAAGACTCGTTAGGTATGAGCGTATCGGGTGGTGAACGTCGCCGTGCGGAAATTGCCCGTGCCTTGGCAGCCGATCCGAAGTTTATGTTATTGGATGAACCCTTTGCCGGTGTGGATCCGATCTCTGTGGGCGATATTAAAGACATCATCACCACATTGAAGGATCGTGGCATTGGTGTGCTGATTACCGATCACAATGTGCGTGAAACTTTAGCGATTTGTGAGCATGCCTATATCGTCAGTGAAGGTGCAGTGATTGCAGAAGGTACACCAGATCAAGTACTTGCTGATGAAACTGTCCGTAAAGTATACTTAGGTGATGATTTCACAGTATAA
- the lptA gene encoding lipopolysaccharide transport periplasmic protein LptA, producing MKHVILGVGLSAFSVMSFALPSDRNQPISLLADRATYNEKTGLTTYSGNVVIEQGTMKLNAASIVAQLNSKKQISTITATGSPAKFQQQLETNRGIARGEGQKIVYNAETGILNLSGNASLYQDGASIRGANLKYSMNKGDIEVSGGSNANGGSKGRVQMIIPPSATKSFPGAKD from the coding sequence ATGAAACACGTGATTCTAGGCGTGGGTCTTAGTGCATTTTCTGTAATGTCTTTTGCACTGCCGAGCGACCGTAATCAACCGATTTCTTTACTTGCTGATCGTGCAACGTATAACGAAAAAACAGGCTTAACCACTTATTCGGGCAATGTGGTGATTGAACAAGGCACCATGAAATTGAATGCTGCATCAATCGTGGCACAGCTGAATTCGAAAAAGCAAATCAGTACCATTACTGCGACGGGTTCACCGGCTAAATTTCAGCAACAATTAGAGACCAATCGTGGCATTGCCCGTGGTGAAGGTCAAAAAATTGTGTATAACGCAGAAACTGGAATTTTGAATTTATCGGGCAATGCTTCACTGTACCAAGATGGCGCAAGTATCCGCGGTGCGAATTTAAAATATAGTATGAATAAAGGTGACATTGAGGTGTCAGGTGGCTCAAATGCCAATGGTGGTAGTAAAGGTCGTGTGCAAATGATCATCCCACCTTCTGCAACCAAATCATTCCCAGGGGCAAAAGATTAA
- the lptC gene encoding LPS export ABC transporter periplasmic protein LptC, translated as MDTRVLYIAAIIIASITGGYYYYSGKGKKLDANTAQSMTYSANGINLLQTNDQGQLHVRATVDSLEQDMRDQTSKLSNLNASMYTANQVDSTFYAKQAHGYNDNEKVILTGNVKATRLTKQGEMVFLTDQLTGYPKLKTFDTKHKVTVNSPNGQFVSQGLQANLNNGQYEFFNIRGKYAQH; from the coding sequence ATGGATACTAGAGTCCTATATATCGCTGCGATAATTATTGCCTCAATCACGGGTGGTTATTATTATTACAGTGGTAAAGGCAAAAAATTGGATGCCAACACGGCTCAGTCGATGACATACTCAGCGAATGGCATCAATCTGTTACAAACCAATGATCAGGGTCAACTGCATGTTCGAGCGACGGTGGATTCGCTTGAACAAGATATGCGAGACCAAACCTCGAAGCTCAGTAATTTAAATGCTTCGATGTATACTGCCAATCAAGTCGATTCAACTTTTTATGCCAAGCAGGCGCATGGTTATAATGACAATGAAAAAGTGATATTGACGGGCAATGTAAAAGCCACGCGACTGACAAAGCAGGGTGAAATGGTCTTTCTAACGGATCAGTTAACAGGTTATCCTAAGTTAAAAACCTTTGATACCAAACATAAAGTTACTGTGAATTCTCCAAATGGTCAATTTGTAAGTCAAGGATTACAAGCAAACTTGAATAATGGTCAATACGAATTTTTTAATATTCGAGGAAAGTATGCACAACACTAA
- a CDS encoding KdsC family phosphatase yields the protein MASYALLEQARHIQALVLDVDGILSDGFVTLTNTGDELKSFDIRDGLGMKLVQKAGLKVIIITGRKSQIVEKRMTDLGVDLIFQGREDKGVALREACAQLDLLPEDCLYMGDDWPDLSAFALAGMKVTVPNGHVEVRRRADLVTQSYGGRGAVREICDMLLSAKGAYQELLEKYLSIPH from the coding sequence ATGGCTTCATATGCACTTTTAGAACAAGCACGTCATATCCAAGCTTTGGTATTAGATGTAGATGGTATTTTAAGTGATGGTTTTGTCACACTGACCAATACCGGGGATGAGCTAAAATCCTTTGATATCCGAGATGGCTTGGGAATGAAATTGGTGCAAAAAGCCGGATTGAAAGTGATTATTATCACGGGTCGTAAAAGTCAGATCGTGGAAAAACGTATGACTGACTTGGGTGTGGATTTAATTTTCCAAGGTCGTGAAGACAAAGGTGTTGCACTGCGAGAAGCGTGCGCACAACTTGATCTTTTACCTGAAGACTGTTTGTACATGGGCGATGATTGGCCAGATTTGTCTGCATTTGCTCTTGCAGGAATGAAAGTTACGGTTCCTAATGGACATGTCGAAGTTCGTCGTCGTGCGGACTTGGTCACCCAGTCCTATGGTGGGCGTGGCGCAGTGCGTGAAATCTGTGACATGCTGCTCTCTGCCAAAGGCGCATATCAAGAACTGCTTGAAAAATATTTAAGCATCCCACATTAA
- a CDS encoding KpsF/GutQ family sugar-phosphate isomerase, giving the protein MPNQIDFQKVAIETLSIEQQALAVLAQQIDERFSRACEIILQCHGRLVVTGMGKSGHIGRKMAATFASTGTPSFFMHPGEAGHGDLGMLVRGDVLIAISNSGKSDEIMMLMPLIKHLGVPLITISGDDKGPMPQNADVALTLGEIHEACPLGLAPTSSTTATLALGDALAVALLEARGFTANDFAMSHPAGALGKRLLLHVKHLMHTGAELPKVSPDTPMNKVLYEISNKRLGLTTIVDDNGVLLGIFTDGDLRRLIDKHQGFDVNLPVSEVMTKNPLTISQEARAVEALEQMNEKKINQFAVVNDQQQVIGVIGMHDLIQAGVN; this is encoded by the coding sequence ATGCCAAATCAGATTGATTTCCAAAAGGTTGCAATCGAAACATTGTCGATTGAACAACAAGCTTTAGCCGTCTTAGCTCAACAGATTGATGAACGCTTTAGCCGGGCTTGTGAAATTATTTTACAATGTCATGGGCGTTTAGTGGTCACGGGCATGGGGAAATCTGGGCATATTGGTCGTAAAATGGCAGCGACATTTGCTTCAACAGGTACGCCTTCTTTCTTTATGCATCCCGGAGAAGCGGGACATGGCGATTTGGGCATGTTGGTCCGTGGTGATGTGCTGATTGCCATTTCAAATTCGGGCAAAAGTGATGAAATCATGATGCTCATGCCATTGATTAAGCATTTAGGTGTGCCACTGATTACCATTTCAGGTGATGACAAAGGGCCGATGCCTCAAAATGCCGATGTTGCACTGACTTTAGGTGAGATTCATGAAGCCTGTCCGCTGGGTTTAGCACCTACGTCGAGTACCACAGCAACTTTGGCGCTCGGTGATGCGCTTGCGGTGGCTTTACTTGAAGCACGTGGCTTTACTGCCAATGATTTTGCGATGTCTCATCCCGCAGGTGCCCTCGGTAAACGTTTGTTGTTGCATGTGAAACATCTGATGCATACCGGTGCAGAATTACCAAAAGTGTCGCCAGATACACCAATGAACAAAGTGCTTTACGAAATCTCCAATAAACGTCTAGGTTTAACCACAATTGTGGACGACAATGGTGTCCTGTTGGGGATATTTACCGATGGTGATTTACGTCGTTTGATTGATAAACATCAAGGCTTTGATGTGAATTTGCCTGTATCTGAAGTGATGACCAAAAATCCGTTGACCATCTCTCAGGAAGCACGTGCGGTTGAAGCTTTAGAACAAATGAATGAGAAAAAAATCAATCAATTTGCTGTGGTGAATGATCAACAGCAAGTGATTGGTGTGATTGGTATGCATGACCTGATTCAAGCTGGAGTAAACTAA
- the cysS gene encoding cysteine--tRNA ligase, which produces MQPFVLYNSEQRKKVEFVPRKEGQIDLYVCGMTVYDYCHIGHARTVVAFDYIIRFLRSQGWQVKYVRNITDIDDKIIKRANENGESISALTTRFIDAMNEDFAKLGCVAPDAAPKATDYIDQMQNMIGTLVDKGTAYPSNNGDVYFEVEKFAKYGRLSGRKLEDMQAGASERVDVEVEKKHPFDFVLWKHAKENEPSWASPWGKGRPGWHIECSAMSTCCLGNHFDIHGGGADLSFPHHENEIAQSEAATGEQYVNYWMHAGFINVDGEKMSKSLGNFFTIRDVIEKFHPEVVRYFIVSSHYRSPVNYSDVALKEAKQTLMRFYNSFKSYQAVYGEHLVDTLDEQLVERFNAAMRDDFNTPEAIAVLFEINKALNSAIKEENAEQAAIYYSTLRHLTNILGLVQYDVEAFLKSDIGQETLSLSPEQIEDLIQQRKDAKKAKEFARADEIRQSLLDQGVVLEDTRQGTVWRRAD; this is translated from the coding sequence ATGCAACCATTTGTTCTATACAACTCAGAGCAACGTAAAAAAGTAGAATTTGTGCCACGTAAAGAAGGACAAATTGATCTGTATGTGTGTGGTATGACGGTTTACGATTACTGTCATATTGGTCATGCACGTACGGTGGTTGCATTTGACTATATTATTCGCTTCTTACGTAGCCAAGGTTGGCAGGTTAAATACGTCCGTAACATTACCGACATTGACGACAAAATCATTAAACGTGCCAATGAAAATGGTGAAAGCATCTCCGCTCTCACGACGCGTTTTATTGATGCCATGAATGAAGATTTCGCCAAATTGGGCTGTGTTGCACCGGATGCTGCGCCTAAAGCCACGGACTATATCGATCAAATGCAAAATATGATTGGCACCCTAGTCGATAAAGGTACAGCGTACCCATCGAACAATGGTGACGTATATTTTGAAGTTGAAAAATTTGCCAAATATGGTCGCCTTTCAGGTCGTAAGCTTGAGGATATGCAAGCTGGGGCGTCTGAACGTGTTGATGTAGAAGTTGAAAAGAAACATCCTTTTGACTTTGTACTTTGGAAACATGCCAAGGAAAATGAGCCGTCATGGGCTTCACCTTGGGGTAAGGGTCGTCCAGGTTGGCATATTGAATGTTCAGCAATGTCGACTTGCTGCCTAGGCAATCATTTTGACATTCATGGTGGCGGCGCTGACTTAAGTTTCCCACATCATGAGAATGAAATTGCGCAATCTGAAGCAGCCACTGGTGAACAATATGTGAATTATTGGATGCATGCAGGCTTCATTAATGTAGATGGCGAGAAAATGTCGAAGTCACTCGGCAACTTCTTCACCATTCGTGATGTGATTGAGAAATTCCATCCTGAAGTGGTGCGCTACTTCATTGTGTCATCACACTATCGTAGTCCAGTCAACTATTCAGATGTGGCATTAAAAGAAGCCAAACAAACCTTAATGCGCTTTTATAATTCGTTTAAATCTTACCAAGCGGTTTATGGCGAACATCTTGTAGATACTTTGGATGAGCAATTGGTTGAACGTTTCAATGCTGCAATGCGTGATGATTTCAATACACCGGAAGCGATTGCGGTATTGTTTGAAATTAACAAAGCCCTCAATAGTGCCATCAAAGAAGAAAATGCGGAACAAGCTGCGATCTACTATTCCACTTTACGTCATTTGACCAATATTTTAGGGTTGGTTCAATATGATGTTGAAGCGTTCCTCAAATCTGATATTGGTCAAGAAACCTTAAGTTTAAGCCCTGAGCAAATTGAAGACCTGATTCAACAACGTAAAGATGCCAAAAAAGCCAAAGAATTTGCGCGTGCAGATGAAATTCGTCAATCTTTATTGGATCAAGGTGTAGTACTTGAAGATACACGTCAAGGTACAGTTTGGCGACGCGCTGATTAA